Proteins from a genomic interval of Schistocerca piceifrons isolate TAMUIC-IGC-003096 chromosome 3, iqSchPice1.1, whole genome shotgun sequence:
- the LOC124788259 gene encoding uncharacterized protein LOC124788259 isoform X1, producing MSESDQRLESVGDMSYSRGPIPASALALLLLVLVATTVLPPPAEAGFFFGRRQQSPALSWWPQRSRVAPATATTTGAPPASDQPGTKAMLNSMPSFKSCPYGQQRGHDGKCRRQIFR from the coding sequence TGTGGGCGACATGAGCTACAGTCGTGGGCCCATCCCCGCGTCGGcgctggcgctgctgctgctggtgctggtcGCCACGACGGTGCTGCCACCACCGGCAGAGGCGGGCTTCTTCTTCGGCAGGCGGCAGCAGAGCCCGGCGCTCAGCTGGTGGCCGCAGCGTTCGCGGGTGGCCCctgccaccgccaccaccactggCGCACCCCCTGCATCCGACCAGCCCGGGACTAAGGCCATGCTGAACTCGATGCCCAGCTTCAAGTCCTGCCCGTACGGCCAGCAGCGCGGGCACGACGGCAAATGCCGGAGACAGATCTTCAGATAG
- the LOC124788259 gene encoding uncharacterized protein LOC124788259 isoform X2 encodes MSYSRGPIPASALALLLLVLVATTVLPPPAEAGFFFGRRQQSPALSWWPQRSRVAPATATTTGAPPASDQPGTKAMLNSMPSFKSCPYGQQRGHDGKCRRQIFR; translated from the coding sequence ATGAGCTACAGTCGTGGGCCCATCCCCGCGTCGGcgctggcgctgctgctgctggtgctggtcGCCACGACGGTGCTGCCACCACCGGCAGAGGCGGGCTTCTTCTTCGGCAGGCGGCAGCAGAGCCCGGCGCTCAGCTGGTGGCCGCAGCGTTCGCGGGTGGCCCctgccaccgccaccaccactggCGCACCCCCTGCATCCGACCAGCCCGGGACTAAGGCCATGCTGAACTCGATGCCCAGCTTCAAGTCCTGCCCGTACGGCCAGCAGCGCGGGCACGACGGCAAATGCCGGAGACAGATCTTCAGATAG